The Miscanthus floridulus cultivar M001 chromosome 7, ASM1932011v1, whole genome shotgun sequence genome includes a region encoding these proteins:
- the LOC136463156 gene encoding uncharacterized protein gives MLVALPSLPSSYHCCPPPSFPFPAPTCTYYSDDEIQPWLNRERLIGSLVYKMVTRVEQVMREVKGKGVDILEDDEERSIDNNKLLDLNEGFDAEGEEGEVGDDEEDEGEEGDDDGGSTTDVGGGSGSSSNNSSTNNNSESKKADGKGGSKSEVNGEQRVPSVRQYNRSKLPRLRWTPDLHMAFVHAVERLGGQERATPKLVLQMMNVRGLSIAHVKSHLQMYRSKKLDQDGRPRGAVSSVYSPMDFHFMRADRRFHDMSFFQRAAALSSSRPDRGGFFASRNCSAPELSRLYGLLHHRPAPTQTFDLRNSSFRNHEWASSNQQEATTISSNHVMAPSTSPQTHPLASSAALRSDRWWWPFTDAGAAAVAAVEHRAETGANVKFDSCIGSSSRPLPLAMSPTVSGDRRLPFRWRHGGSGRDVVVGYPGSSSKITTRSSSDLVVIDDGQHLERQKHVEPSSSATPPDKACLKRRPSPVEAQDATPDLQLSLSPSSVLAKKRKTISSSSMDTTSCEFSISLSLSPPAAAVSMQQQQRQEKTRRSSDSNGGGEGVLGQSTLDLTMSIRALE, from the exons ATGCTTGTTGCCCTTCCCTCTCTACCTTCTTCATATCATTGTTGCCCTCCTCCTTCCTTCCCCTTTCCTGCTCCTACCTGCACATACTATTCTGACGATGAGATCCAGCCATGGCTGAATAGAGAGAGACTGATCGGTAGCTTAGTATACAAGATGGTAACTAGAGTAGAGCAAGTGATGAGAGAGGTCAAGGGTAAGGGGGTAGATATCCTTGAGGACGACGAGGAGAGATCAATCGATAACAACAAGCTGCTAGACCTAAACGAGGGTTTCGATGCGgagggagaagaaggggaagtTGGCGATGACGAGGAAGACGAAGGTGAGGAGGGCGACGATGATGGCGGTAGCACCACTGATGTTGGTGGTGGGAGTGGGAGCTCAAGCAACAATAGCAGTACCAACAACAATTCCGAGAGCAAGAAGGCCGATGGCAAGGGAGGAAGCAAGTCAGAGGTGAACGGTGAGCAGAGGGTTCCATCGGTGCGGCAGTACAACCGGTCCAAGCTGCCCCGGCTCCGGTGGACTCCTGACCTCCACATGGCCTTCGTCCATGCCGTTGAGAGGCTTGGTGGGCAAGAGA GAGCGACCCCTAAGCTGGTACTTCAGATGATGAATGTTAGGGGACTCAGCATTGCCCATGTAAAAAGCCACCTGCAG ATGTACAGAAGCAAGAAGCTAGACCAAGATGGTCGCCCGAGGGGAGCTGTTTCCTCAG TGTATTCCCCAATGGATTTCCATTTCATGAGAGCCGATCGGCGCTTCCATGACATGTCCTTCTTCCAAAGAGCAGCCGCGCTCTCCTCCTCCAGGCCGGACCGCGGTGGCTTCTTCGCGTCGAGGAACTGCAGCGCTCCGGAGTTGAGCCGTCTCTATGGACTCCTCCACCATCGCCCGGCTCCGACCCAAACTTTCGACTTGAGAAATTCTAGTTTCAG AAATCATGAGTGGGCGTCGTCGAATCAGCAAGAGGCGACCACAATCTCCAGTAATCACGTCATGGCACCGTCGACTTCGCCCCAGACACACCCACTTGCATCTTCCGCGGCGCTGAGGAGCGATCGGTGGTGGTGGCCTTTCACTGACGCCGGCGCTGCTGCTGTCGCCGCCGTCGAGCACAGAGCAGAGACAGGGGCCAATGTAAAATTCGACAGTTGCATCGGGAGCAGCTCTCGGCCACTTCCGTTGGCCATGTCGCCGACCGTGTCCGGAGATCGTCGTCTTCCGTTCAGATGGCGGCACGGGGGAAGCGGTAGAGATGTCGTCGTCGGCTACCCGGGTAGCAGCTCCAAGATCACAACAAGATCGTCGTCGGATCTCGTCGTCATCGACGATGGCCAGCATCTCGAG CGGCAGAAGCACGTAGAACCAAGTTCCTCCGCCACTCCGCCGGACAAGGCGTGCCTCAAGCGGCGGCCGTCGCCGGTGGAGGCCCAAGATGCGACGCCGGACCTACAACTCAGCTTGTCCCCTTCTTCAGTGTTGGCcaagaagagaaaaacaatatcGTCGTCTTCCATGGACACCACCAGCTGCGAGTTCTCGATCTCTCTCTCGCTGTCGCCACCCGCCGCTGCAGTttccatgcagcagcagcagcggcaagAAAAGACAAGACGAAGCAGCGACAGCAACGGCGGGGGTGAAGGCGTTCTTGGGCAGAGTACTTTGGATCTGACCATGTCGATCAGGGCATTGGAGTGA
- the LOC136465448 gene encoding uncharacterized protein, which translates to MEEEVEERGTEGTGGREGRGGERGGRDREGEAEEEGEGRRVRERRWWLTRGAERRGAWGGRCVDAAGRAGWPSAGWWGAQGGQARSGRRAAAGCTAPVVEARGDRGAHASVGRAAAGCTAAVVEARGGRGARVAVGRAGRPGSGQPARAAAGARRRGAWNIAM; encoded by the exons atggaggaggaggtggaggagaggggGACGGAGGGGACTGGAGGGAGAGAGGGAAGGGGGGGAGAGAGGGGAGGAAGGGATAGGGAAGGAGAGGCGGAAGAAGAGGGAGAGGGGCGGAGGGTGCGTGAGCGGCGGTGGTGGTTGACGCGCGGGGCGGAGCGGAGGGGCGCGTGGGGAGGGAGATGTGTCGATGCGGCGGGGCGCGCTGGGTGGCCGAGCGCGGGGTGGTGGGGCGCGCAGGGTGGCCAGGCGCGTAGCGGCAGGCGCGCGGCAGCGGGGTGCACGGCGccggtggtggaggcgcggggcgACCGGGGTGCACACGCGTCGGtggggcgcgcggcggcggggtgcacggcggcggtggtggaggcgcggggcgGCCGGGGTGCGCGCGTGGCGGTGGGGCGCGCGGGGCGGCCGGGCTCGGGGCAGCCGGCGCGTGCAGCAGCGGGCGCACGGCGGCGgg gtgcatggaatattgcaatgtag